The following coding sequences are from one Formosa haliotis window:
- a CDS encoding ATP-binding protein, with protein MGNNTNLTERENMLEKQNIEWKETWRNEYFEWISAFANSEGGKLLIGVNDAGEIVGVDDYEKLLVNLPNQIRDLLGLFCEVNHHNKEGLDYIEVIVPASSSPISYRGKFYRRSGSTTQTLNGNALQDFLLVKSNQTWDKIPLENVTINDIDMRAVENFRQSAMRTGRLPSIKNISDPETILKKLDLINDDGKYTRAAILLFGKQPTNFFTNAYLKIGKFGDSPTDLIAQDVIESNAFELAEKTIEILNAKYLVRNISYEGLSRIETPEYPFEAIREVLFNAIIHRTYITTPITIRLYDDRITIWNIGSLPEQLSAEDLKIEHNSYPRNELMANIFYKGGYIESWGRGTLKVIEECENHGLIEPLIVEKGGGVSVTIFKDIYNDKYLSNLDLNDRQKQAIIYVKGNGSITSSVYVEKFKVAKRTAIRDIDVLVELNLLKKKGLSKNTQYVINVSGYEV; from the coding sequence TTGGGAAATAATACCAATTTAACTGAAAGAGAAAATATGCTTGAAAAGCAAAATATAGAATGGAAGGAAACGTGGAGAAATGAGTACTTTGAATGGATTTCAGCTTTTGCGAATTCAGAAGGAGGAAAATTATTAATAGGAGTAAATGACGCAGGAGAAATTGTTGGAGTAGATGATTACGAAAAATTACTTGTTAATTTACCAAATCAGATAAGAGATTTGTTAGGTTTGTTTTGTGAGGTAAATCATCATAATAAAGAGGGCTTGGATTATATTGAGGTTATTGTTCCTGCAAGTTCTAGTCCTATTTCTTATCGCGGTAAGTTCTATAGAAGAAGTGGGAGTACAACACAAACTTTAAATGGGAATGCACTTCAAGATTTTCTATTAGTTAAATCCAATCAGACTTGGGATAAAATTCCTTTAGAGAATGTTACTATTAATGATATTGATATGCGGGCAGTTGAGAATTTTAGGCAGAGTGCAATGCGAACTGGGAGGCTGCCATCTATTAAAAATATTAGTGATCCAGAAACGATACTGAAAAAATTAGATTTAATAAATGATGATGGTAAATATACTCGTGCTGCTATTCTATTGTTTGGTAAACAACCTACTAATTTTTTTACTAATGCATATCTAAAGATTGGAAAGTTTGGAGATTCGCCAACTGATCTTATTGCTCAAGATGTTATAGAAAGCAATGCATTTGAATTAGCAGAAAAAACAATTGAAATATTAAATGCTAAGTATTTAGTTAGAAATATTAGTTATGAAGGACTTAGTCGTATAGAGACACCAGAATATCCATTTGAAGCAATTCGAGAGGTTCTTTTTAACGCAATTATTCATAGAACTTATATAACTACACCAATCACAATTAGGTTATATGATGACCGTATCACCATATGGAATATAGGAAGCCTACCTGAACAACTTTCTGCTGAGGATTTAAAAATCGAACATAATTCTTATCCGAGGAATGAATTAATGGCTAATATTTTTTATAAGGGAGGTTATATTGAATCTTGGGGGCGAGGCACATTAAAAGTTATTGAAGAATGTGAAAATCACGGATTGATTGAACCACTTATAGTGGAAAAAGGAGGAGGGGTATCAGTAACTATTTTTAAAGATATATATAATGACAAGTATCTTTCAAATTTAGATTTAAATGATCGGCAAAAGCAAGCGATAATATACGTTAAAGGTAACGGTTCTATAACCAGTAGTGTGTATGTTGAAAAATTTAAGGTGGCCAAACGAACAGCGATAAGGGATATAGATGTTTTAGTTGAATTGAATCTTCTAAAGAAAAAAGGGTTGAGTAAAAATACACAATACGTAATTAATGTATCGGGTTATGAAGTATAG